One genomic segment of Microcella indica includes these proteins:
- the gabT gene encoding 4-aminobutyrate--2-oxoglutarate transaminase: MDAPAADRPPVTGGPSLPQKRELVTSIPGPKSEAWIARKQAAVSSGVGTMMPVYAVAAGGGVIVDVDGNSLIDLGSGIAVTNVGNADPHVTAAVIEQVQRFTHTCFTVTPYDGYVEVAEALNRLTPGDHAKRTALFNSGAEAVENAIKIARYYTGKSAVVAFDHGYHGRTNLTMALTAKAMPYKAGFGPFAPDVYRAPMSYPYRDGLSGAEAAARAIHTMEKQIGADRLAAIIIEPIQGEGGFVVPAEGFLPALQAWANENDVVFIVDEIQTGFARTGAMFASEHEGIVPDMITLAKGIAGGLPLAAVTGRAEIMDAPHAGGLGGTYGGNPIATAAALGALRAYDEHDLLGRARELEAIILDSLTTMQARDGRIGDIRGRGAMMAIELVDEDGAPDAALTSAVAKHCHVNGVVVLTCGTDGNVIRLLPPLSISDDLLREGLGVIAEALEAN, translated from the coding sequence CCGAGCCTGCCCCAGAAGCGCGAGCTCGTGACGAGCATCCCGGGCCCGAAGAGCGAAGCCTGGATCGCCCGCAAGCAGGCCGCCGTCTCGAGCGGCGTCGGCACCATGATGCCCGTCTACGCGGTCGCCGCGGGCGGCGGCGTCATCGTCGACGTCGACGGCAACAGCCTCATCGACCTGGGGTCGGGCATCGCCGTGACGAACGTCGGCAACGCCGACCCGCACGTGACCGCGGCTGTCATCGAGCAGGTGCAGCGCTTCACCCACACGTGCTTCACGGTCACGCCGTACGACGGCTACGTCGAGGTCGCCGAGGCGCTCAACCGCCTGACTCCCGGCGACCACGCCAAGCGCACCGCCCTCTTCAACTCGGGCGCCGAGGCCGTCGAGAACGCCATCAAGATCGCGCGCTACTACACGGGCAAGTCGGCCGTCGTCGCCTTCGACCACGGCTACCACGGCCGCACCAACCTCACCATGGCGCTCACCGCGAAGGCGATGCCCTACAAGGCCGGCTTCGGCCCCTTCGCGCCCGACGTGTACCGCGCGCCCATGTCGTACCCCTACCGCGATGGGCTGAGCGGAGCGGAGGCCGCGGCCCGCGCCATCCACACGATGGAGAAGCAGATCGGCGCCGACCGCCTCGCCGCGATCATCATCGAGCCGATCCAGGGCGAGGGCGGCTTCGTCGTGCCCGCCGAGGGCTTCCTGCCCGCGCTGCAGGCCTGGGCCAACGAGAACGACGTCGTCTTCATCGTCGATGAGATCCAGACCGGCTTCGCCCGCACGGGTGCGATGTTCGCGAGCGAGCACGAGGGAATCGTGCCCGACATGATCACCCTCGCGAAGGGCATCGCGGGCGGGCTGCCGCTCGCGGCCGTCACCGGCAGGGCCGAGATCATGGATGCTCCCCACGCGGGCGGCCTCGGCGGCACGTACGGCGGCAACCCGATCGCGACCGCTGCGGCTCTCGGTGCGCTGCGTGCCTACGACGAGCACGATCTGCTCGGGCGTGCGCGCGAGCTCGAGGCGATCATCCTTGATTCGTTGACGACCATGCAGGCGCGCGACGGACGCATCGGCGACATCCGCGGGCGCGGCGCCATGATGGCGATCGAGCTCGTCGACGAGGACGGGGCTCCGGATGCTGCGCTCACGTCTGCCGTCGCGAAGCACTGCCACGTGAACGGCGTCGTGGTGCTCACCTGCGGCACCGACGGCAACGTCATCCGCCTGCTGCCCCCGCTCTCGATCAGCGACGACCTGCTGCGCGAGGGTCTCGGCGTCATCGCCGAGGCGCTCGAGGCGAACTGA
- a CDS encoding NAD-dependent succinate-semialdehyde dehydrogenase, with product MITEADLLAKVPRGLYIDGAWVDAEGGRTLAVTDPSTGQTLVEIADASVADGQRAMDAAANAQADWAATAPRARGEILRRAFDLLQERADEFALLMTLEMGKPLAEARGEVTYGGEFLRWFSEEAVRITGRFGQNPEGTGQIVVSHAPVGPSFLITPWNFPLAMATRKIAPAIAAGCTSIIKPAALTPLTTLLFVALLEEAGLPKGVVNVVTTSQSSAVSGEIIADPRLRKLSFTGSTGVGRALMKQAADGILRTSMELGGNAPFVVFGDADLDKAVDGVMLAKFRNIGQACTAANRILVQSDVVEEFSRRVTERVAAMRMGRGTEEGVQIGPLVDDKAVAGSHELVEDAVARGATVTTGGQIPDGAGSFYPATVLTGVAAGTRLLSEEIFGPVLAIVPFDTEDEAVELANATEYGLISYVYTQDLNRGMRMIDRLETGMMGLNAGVISNAAAPFGGVKQSGIGREGSLEGIHEYLTTKYTFIPKN from the coding sequence ATGATCACGGAAGCCGACCTGCTCGCGAAGGTTCCGCGCGGCCTCTACATCGACGGCGCGTGGGTGGATGCCGAGGGCGGCCGGACGCTCGCGGTGACCGACCCATCGACGGGGCAGACCCTCGTCGAGATCGCCGACGCCTCCGTCGCCGACGGCCAGCGTGCGATGGACGCCGCGGCGAACGCCCAGGCCGACTGGGCGGCGACGGCGCCGCGCGCCCGCGGGGAGATCCTCCGCCGCGCTTTCGACCTCCTGCAGGAGCGCGCCGACGAGTTCGCCCTGCTCATGACGCTCGAGATGGGCAAGCCGCTCGCCGAGGCACGTGGCGAGGTCACCTACGGCGGCGAGTTCCTGCGCTGGTTCAGCGAGGAGGCCGTGCGCATCACGGGCCGCTTCGGGCAGAACCCCGAGGGTACGGGGCAGATCGTCGTCTCGCACGCCCCCGTCGGGCCCTCGTTCCTCATCACGCCCTGGAACTTCCCCCTCGCGATGGCGACGCGCAAGATCGCGCCCGCGATCGCCGCGGGCTGCACCTCGATCATCAAGCCGGCCGCGCTCACGCCGCTCACGACGCTCCTATTCGTCGCGCTGCTGGAGGAGGCGGGCCTGCCGAAGGGTGTCGTCAACGTCGTCACGACCTCGCAGTCGAGCGCGGTCTCGGGCGAGATCATCGCCGACCCGCGCTTGCGCAAGCTGAGCTTCACGGGCTCCACGGGGGTCGGTCGCGCGCTCATGAAGCAGGCGGCCGACGGCATTCTGCGCACGTCGATGGAGCTCGGCGGCAACGCTCCCTTCGTCGTGTTCGGCGACGCCGACCTGGACAAGGCGGTCGACGGCGTCATGCTCGCCAAGTTCCGCAACATCGGGCAGGCGTGCACGGCGGCGAACCGCATCCTCGTGCAGAGCGACGTGGTCGAGGAGTTCAGCCGTCGCGTGACGGAGCGGGTCGCGGCCATGCGCATGGGTCGCGGCACCGAGGAGGGCGTGCAGATCGGTCCGCTCGTCGACGACAAGGCCGTTGCGGGCTCGCACGAGCTCGTCGAGGATGCGGTCGCGCGCGGCGCGACCGTCACCACGGGCGGGCAGATTCCGGACGGCGCGGGTTCCTTCTACCCCGCGACGGTGCTCACGGGCGTGGCAGCGGGCACGCGCCTGCTGTCGGAGGAGATCTTCGGCCCCGTGCTCGCGATCGTGCCGTTCGACACTGAGGACGAGGCGGTCGAGCTCGCCAACGCGACCGAGTACGGCCTCATCTCCTACGTCTACACGCAGGATCTGAACCGCGGCATGCGCATGATCGACCGTCTCGAGACAGGGATGATGGGCCTCAACGCGGGCGTCATCTCCAACGCCGCGGCGCCGTTCGGCGGCGTCAAGCAGTCCGGCATCGGCCGTGAGGGCTCGCTGGAGGGCATCCACGAGTACCTCACCACGAAGTACACCTTCATCCCGAAGAACTGA
- a CDS encoding CpaF family protein: MPSAASLITARVRDRVRAERLDLHRDPAAADRLAREELRRYAERSLGGGTLPVIDDEAQTLGEVLAGLIGYGPLQPYFDAPEVEEIWINAPDAVFIARDGVSERTTLELTDEEVRTLVERMLQSTGRRVDLSSPFVDASLPDGSRLHVVIPDVTRRHWSVNVRKFSQRIGDLSRLVELGSLPPPAAEFLRMSVLAGANILVSGATHSGKTTLMGAMLAGARPSERIVTVEETFELDLSAPDVVAMQCRSANLEGSGEISLRRLIKEALRMRPDRLVVGEVREAESLDLLIALNSGLPGMCSIHANSARDALVKLATLPLLAGRNIDSSFVVPTVASAIDLVVHCELVRGGRRRVAEIVAPTGDVVEGTIEAESIFSLRGEELAATGTLPPREQVFARAGLDPRPLLRSAVAPALDPALDRNVTSAAGPRAVPA; encoded by the coding sequence ATGCCCTCCGCCGCCTCGCTCATCACCGCCCGGGTGCGCGACCGGGTGCGCGCCGAGCGGCTCGACCTGCACCGTGATCCGGCTGCGGCCGACCGGCTGGCCCGCGAGGAGCTGCGGCGCTACGCGGAGCGCTCGCTCGGCGGCGGCACGCTGCCCGTCATCGACGACGAGGCGCAGACGCTCGGCGAGGTGCTCGCTGGCCTGATCGGCTACGGCCCACTGCAGCCCTACTTCGACGCCCCCGAGGTGGAGGAGATCTGGATCAACGCCCCCGACGCGGTCTTCATCGCGCGCGACGGGGTGAGTGAGCGCACGACGCTCGAGCTGACCGACGAGGAGGTGCGCACGCTCGTCGAGCGCATGCTGCAGTCAACCGGGCGCCGCGTTGACCTCAGCAGTCCGTTCGTCGATGCGAGCCTGCCCGACGGCTCGCGCCTGCACGTGGTGATCCCCGACGTCACGCGCCGCCACTGGTCGGTCAACGTGCGCAAGTTCTCGCAGCGCATCGGTGATCTGTCCCGCCTCGTCGAGCTCGGGTCGCTACCCCCGCCGGCCGCCGAGTTCCTGCGCATGAGCGTCCTCGCGGGGGCGAACATCCTCGTGAGCGGCGCCACGCACTCCGGCAAGACGACCCTCATGGGCGCGATGCTCGCGGGCGCACGACCGAGCGAGCGCATCGTCACGGTCGAGGAGACCTTCGAACTCGACCTCAGCGCCCCCGACGTCGTCGCGATGCAGTGCCGCAGCGCCAACCTGGAGGGCTCGGGCGAGATCAGTCTGCGCCGCCTCATCAAGGAGGCCCTGCGCATGCGCCCCGACCGGCTCGTCGTCGGCGAGGTGCGCGAGGCAGAATCCCTCGACCTCCTCATCGCCCTCAACAGCGGGCTGCCGGGCATGTGCTCGATTCACGCGAACAGCGCTCGGGATGCTCTCGTCAAGCTCGCCACCCTGCCACTCCTCGCCGGGCGCAACATCGACTCGTCGTTCGTGGTGCCGACGGTCGCGAGCGCGATCGACCTCGTCGTGCACTGCGAGCTTGTGCGCGGCGGGCGCCGCCGGGTGGCCGAGATCGTCGCGCCGACGGGCGACGTCGTCGAGGGCACGATCGAGGCGGAGTCGATCTTCAGCCTGCGCGGGGAGGAGCTCGCGGCGACGGGCACGCTGCCCCCGCGGGAGCAGGTGTTCGCACGCGCGGGGCTCGACCCGCGCCCGCTGCTGCGCTCGGCCGTCGCCCCAGCACTCGACCCAGCACTCGACCGAAACGTCACCTCGGCCGCTGGCCCGCGAGCGGTGCCCGCGTGA
- a CDS encoding type II secretion system F family protein, producing MSVALGLVLAAGVLLVVSPWLWPRDHDRRPAERSRTLGAVADLLARAGVTGVAPATFVALDILVGLIGAALTLILVPVVALAPVAGVVAAALPVVALRARAAARRRALRSVWPDVVDHLLSGIRSGLGLPQAIVTLAESAPGSVQEPFRQFRRDYVRTARFEESLDTLKANLADPVADRIIETLRMAREVGGTELPMVLRSLSQYLRADAAVRGEVDARQSWVRAAARLGVVAPWVVLVLLGTRPEAAAAYNSVGGAVLVVAGLAVTLVAYRIMIALGRLPEEGRWFR from the coding sequence GTGAGCGTCGCGCTCGGTCTCGTTCTCGCGGCGGGCGTGCTGCTCGTCGTCTCCCCGTGGCTGTGGCCGCGCGACCACGATCGCCGGCCCGCCGAGCGCAGTCGGACGCTCGGCGCCGTCGCCGACCTGCTCGCGCGCGCGGGCGTGACGGGGGTCGCGCCGGCGACGTTCGTGGCCCTGGACATCCTCGTCGGTCTGATCGGTGCCGCCCTCACGCTCATCCTCGTACCGGTCGTCGCGCTCGCCCCCGTGGCGGGAGTGGTCGCCGCGGCGCTGCCCGTCGTCGCGCTACGGGCGAGGGCGGCGGCGCGGCGGCGCGCACTGCGGTCGGTGTGGCCCGACGTGGTCGATCACCTGCTGTCGGGCATCCGGTCGGGGCTCGGCCTGCCGCAGGCGATCGTGACTCTCGCCGAGTCGGCGCCGGGCAGCGTGCAGGAGCCTTTCCGCCAGTTCCGCCGCGACTACGTGCGCACGGCGCGCTTCGAGGAGTCGCTCGACACCCTCAAGGCGAACCTCGCCGACCCGGTCGCCGACCGCATCATCGAGACGCTGCGCATGGCGCGCGAGGTGGGCGGCACCGAGCTGCCGATGGTGCTGCGCTCGCTCTCGCAGTACTTGCGGGCCGACGCGGCCGTGCGCGGTGAAGTGGATGCTCGGCAATCGTGGGTGCGCGCCGCCGCCCGCCTGGGCGTCGTCGCGCCCTGGGTCGTACTCGTGCTGCTCGGCACGAGGCCCGAGGCCGCGGCCGCCTACAACTCGGTCGGCGGCGCCGTGCTCGTCGTCGCGGGCCTCGCGGTGACTCTCGTCGCCTACCGCATCATGATCGCGCTCGGGCGCCTGCCCGAGGAAGGTCGGTGGTTCCGATGA
- a CDS encoding type II secretion system F family protein — protein MVPVSGALVSPLLGWALLCGVGLGAGLWLLVSLLPRLGRPRLVHRLAPYLVDVSPAAHAMTSGQRSDPLPVASALLAPLVEGASRVLESVLGGEEAIRTRLRQSGASTTIAGHRTRQLAGAALGAAAGVAVASVAVRDAGTIVLAAVGGVLAGSIAGLALVDQLLARAAKRRVARIADEFPTIVEFLALSVSAGESILDAVRRVARTGSGELATEFDRVVTRAATGQPVAACLAELRDDLGMPSITRLVDQVLAALDRGSPLAEVLRAHALDAREESKRALLEAAGTREVTMLVPLVFLILPVTVLFAVWPGLMVLQLGL, from the coding sequence GTGGTTCCGGTGAGCGGCGCGCTCGTGAGCCCGCTGCTCGGCTGGGCGCTGCTGTGCGGCGTGGGGCTCGGTGCGGGGCTCTGGCTGCTCGTGAGCCTCTTGCCTCGGCTCGGCCGCCCGAGGCTCGTGCACCGCCTCGCCCCGTACCTCGTCGATGTCTCGCCCGCTGCGCACGCGATGACATCGGGGCAGCGCAGCGATCCGCTGCCGGTCGCTTCGGCGCTGCTCGCCCCGCTCGTGGAGGGCGCGAGTCGCGTGCTGGAGAGCGTGCTCGGCGGTGAGGAGGCGATCCGCACGCGCCTGCGGCAGTCGGGCGCGTCGACGACGATCGCGGGGCATCGCACGCGGCAGCTCGCGGGTGCCGCGCTCGGGGCCGCCGCAGGGGTCGCGGTCGCGAGTGTCGCGGTGCGCGACGCGGGCACGATCGTGCTCGCCGCGGTCGGGGGAGTGCTCGCGGGCTCGATCGCCGGGCTCGCTCTTGTCGACCAGCTGCTCGCCCGGGCGGCGAAGCGTCGTGTCGCCCGTATCGCCGACGAGTTCCCGACCATCGTCGAGTTCCTCGCCCTGAGCGTCTCGGCGGGCGAGTCGATCCTCGACGCGGTCCGCCGCGTCGCCCGCACGGGCTCGGGCGAGCTCGCCACCGAGTTCGACCGTGTTGTGACGCGCGCCGCGACCGGTCAGCCGGTGGCGGCCTGTCTCGCAGAACTGCGTGACGACCTCGGGATGCCCTCCATCACGCGCCTCGTCGACCAAGTGCTCGCGGCTCTCGACCGCGGGTCGCCGCTCGCCGAGGTATTGCGCGCCCACGCGCTCGACGCCCGCGAGGAGTCGAAGCGTGCCCTACTGGAGGCCGCGGGCACGCGCGAGGTCACGATGCTCGTACCGCTCGTGTTCCTCATACTCCCGGTCACGGTGCTCTTCGCGGTCTGGCCGGGCCTCATGGTGCTGCAGCTCGGGTTGTGA
- a CDS encoding dihydrodipicolinate synthase family protein, producing the protein MAQKYTAQDLVGIVGIVPTPSTPDSARWDTDNTIETSVTTAMIQGAAPAVDALLTLGTFGEGATVTELEVAAFMRIVVSESGKTPVFAGATTLNTRDTIRRARMLLDIGVDGLFLGRPMWCEMDDDAIVGFYSDIAEALPEVPVILYDNPSAFKSKLSPALYSRLSEIPTLIGAKYTFLGPQYADDVEACGDRIRLLPMDADWLDAHRIVGDAAAACWSPSAACGTEPLERLRNAMVSSDWVAAEAISQEIEYAYSTLMPQGDFASFSRYNIPLDKARIAAAGVIDPGPPRPPYQTAPQSYLDGATEAGTRWAELRSSYTVGAVAGPAR; encoded by the coding sequence TTGGCGCAAAAGTACACAGCACAGGATCTCGTGGGGATTGTCGGAATCGTTCCGACGCCGTCGACTCCCGACTCGGCACGCTGGGACACGGACAATACGATTGAGACGAGCGTGACTACCGCGATGATCCAAGGTGCTGCGCCGGCCGTCGACGCACTGTTGACCCTCGGTACCTTTGGCGAAGGCGCGACGGTAACCGAGCTTGAGGTCGCCGCGTTCATGAGAATTGTGGTGTCTGAAAGTGGGAAGACGCCAGTATTCGCAGGTGCGACAACATTAAATACCCGCGACACGATCCGCCGCGCTCGAATGCTTCTCGACATCGGCGTTGATGGCTTGTTTCTCGGGCGCCCGATGTGGTGCGAGATGGATGACGATGCGATCGTCGGCTTCTACTCCGACATCGCCGAAGCTCTGCCCGAAGTCCCCGTCATCTTGTACGACAACCCTTCGGCTTTCAAGAGCAAGCTCTCGCCAGCGCTGTACTCAAGGCTATCCGAGATTCCCACGCTCATCGGCGCGAAGTACACTTTCCTCGGCCCCCAGTACGCGGATGACGTCGAAGCGTGTGGTGATCGAATCCGGTTGCTCCCTATGGATGCCGATTGGCTAGACGCACACCGGATTGTGGGGGATGCCGCCGCTGCCTGCTGGAGCCCCAGTGCCGCATGTGGCACCGAACCCCTCGAACGGCTACGCAACGCGATGGTCTCCTCGGATTGGGTCGCTGCGGAGGCAATCTCCCAGGAGATAGAATACGCGTACTCAACGCTCATGCCCCAGGGCGACTTCGCAAGTTTCTCGCGGTACAACATCCCCCTCGACAAGGCGCGCATTGCGGCAGCCGGTGTCATCGATCCCGGCCCGCCGCGCCCGCCCTATCAAACCGCTCCCCAGTCGTATCTAGACGGGGCCACTGAGGCGGGCACCAGGTGGGCCGAATTGCGGAGCAGCTACACGGTTGGTGCCGTAGCTGGCCCCGCCCGCTAG
- a CDS encoding IS481 family transposase, giving the protein MSKAEVLILAVTVQGLSVREAARIHGVSKSLVHKLHQRWLTEGEAAFAPRSRAPGSSPRRTPDAVRARVLQLRAQLTADGLDAGADTIVAVLAAEGTTVSRSTIWRILRGAEAITPQPQKRPRSSWQRFTAERPNELWQSDTTHWQLADDSEVEIIAWLDDHSRFLTHLSAHARANGRTVTDTFQQAAMEHGYPAATLTDNGNIFTTRFAGGTRARTSGNAFETLLALHGITQKNGRPYKPTTQGKIERFWQTLKKRLTVRPAATLAELQHELDEFRTHYNQHRPHRSLNRRTPAFAYALIPKAAPTQPDDPNIWRVRYDTIDAGGKVSLRFANRMMHLGYGRAHARIAVIVLIHGLHATTITPDGEVIAEHIINPNKGYQAKE; this is encoded by the coding sequence GTGAGCAAAGCCGAAGTGTTGATCCTCGCCGTCACCGTTCAGGGTCTCTCCGTGCGGGAAGCGGCCCGCATTCACGGGGTCTCGAAGTCGCTGGTCCATAAGCTCCACCAGCGGTGGCTCACCGAGGGCGAGGCGGCCTTCGCACCGCGCTCGAGAGCGCCAGGATCCAGTCCTCGTCGAACCCCGGACGCCGTTCGGGCCCGGGTGCTGCAGTTGCGCGCCCAGCTCACCGCCGATGGGCTCGATGCCGGCGCCGACACGATCGTCGCCGTCCTGGCCGCTGAGGGCACGACGGTGTCACGGTCGACGATCTGGCGGATCCTGCGCGGCGCTGAAGCGATCACCCCGCAACCCCAAAAGCGACCCCGGTCCTCGTGGCAGAGGTTCACCGCCGAGCGGCCCAACGAGCTCTGGCAGTCCGACACCACCCACTGGCAGCTCGCCGACGACAGCGAGGTGGAGATCATCGCCTGGCTCGATGACCACTCCCGATTCCTGACCCACCTCAGCGCCCACGCCCGCGCCAACGGCCGCACCGTCACCGACACCTTCCAGCAGGCCGCGATGGAGCACGGCTATCCGGCGGCGACGTTGACGGACAACGGCAACATCTTCACCACCCGCTTCGCCGGCGGCACCCGTGCTCGCACCTCCGGCAATGCCTTCGAGACCCTGCTGGCTCTGCACGGCATCACCCAGAAGAACGGCCGCCCCTACAAGCCCACCACGCAAGGCAAGATCGAACGGTTCTGGCAGACGCTGAAGAAGCGCCTCACCGTGCGCCCCGCCGCAACGCTTGCCGAGCTGCAGCACGAGCTGGACGAGTTCCGCACCCACTACAACCAGCACCGTCCGCACCGCTCGTTGAACCGGCGCACCCCGGCCTTCGCCTACGCCCTGATCCCCAAGGCGGCACCGACCCAGCCGGACGACCCGAACATTTGGCGAGTGCGCTACGACACCATCGACGCCGGCGGGAAAGTCTCCCTACGGTTCGCGAACCGCATGATGCACCTCGGCTACGGCCGAGCCCACGCCCGCATCGCGGTGATCGTCCTCATCCACGGACTCCACGCCACCACGATCACCCCCGACGGCGAGGTCATCGCCGAGCACATCATTAACCCCAACAAGGGCTACCAAGCCAAAGAATGA
- a CDS encoding MFS transporter: MTINDSTLTSSEAPEVPRRTLRTVAATAAGTAMEMYDFVLYGTAAALVFGPLFFPQVDPVIGTLASLATFGVGFVARPLGGIIFGNLGDRIGRKKVLIITMIGMGIFSTIIGLLPTYETIGIWAPILLVLLRLFQGVAMGGEQGGAIVMAAESDGQRSLRRGFLGAWPGVGMAGGLVLATLIFGAFAGALDEAAFLSWGWRVPFLISLVLVAIGLAIRLGVPETSVFEAAKTGQRTTRSPMIDVIRSYWRQILLVIGMKSGETAAFFLIATFSVSYGSQFLGIARADILNAVLVAAIVEMITLPLWGALSDRVGRRPVMIFGAAFLLVFTVPFFLLLNTTAMPLVYLALILAMGMGHAPLAAPSGAFFAEAFPTRVRLSGVSLGVQLTAAIAGGFTPLIATALLAATGNTWSVAGYIGALALISLIATLMTRETFKTGELPVD; encoded by the coding sequence GTGACGATCAATGATTCGACTCTGACCTCTTCGGAAGCACCAGAAGTTCCCCGTAGAACCCTTCGCACGGTTGCGGCGACTGCGGCCGGCACCGCCATGGAGATGTATGACTTCGTCCTCTACGGAACTGCGGCTGCACTTGTGTTCGGCCCGCTGTTCTTCCCGCAGGTGGATCCCGTGATCGGCACGTTGGCGTCGTTGGCAACTTTTGGGGTTGGCTTCGTCGCCCGTCCGCTTGGCGGCATAATCTTCGGGAATCTTGGTGACCGAATCGGTCGCAAGAAGGTGCTCATCATCACCATGATCGGGATGGGCATCTTCTCGACGATCATCGGGTTGCTTCCGACGTATGAGACGATCGGGATCTGGGCTCCCATACTGCTAGTCCTTCTGCGGCTCTTTCAGGGGGTCGCGATGGGGGGCGAGCAAGGTGGCGCTATCGTCATGGCCGCAGAATCCGATGGTCAGCGTTCACTGCGCCGTGGTTTCTTAGGTGCATGGCCCGGAGTGGGCATGGCAGGCGGGCTTGTTCTGGCGACGCTCATCTTCGGTGCGTTCGCCGGGGCGCTTGACGAGGCGGCGTTCCTCTCCTGGGGATGGCGAGTACCATTCCTCATCAGTCTCGTCCTGGTCGCAATCGGTCTTGCCATTCGACTCGGCGTGCCCGAGACCAGCGTGTTCGAGGCCGCCAAGACCGGGCAGCGCACGACACGCTCGCCCATGATCGATGTCATACGTAGCTACTGGCGTCAAATTCTGTTGGTGATCGGGATGAAGTCGGGCGAGACCGCGGCATTCTTCCTCATCGCAACGTTCTCGGTGAGCTACGGAAGTCAGTTCCTGGGCATCGCACGTGCTGACATCCTCAACGCTGTTCTCGTTGCCGCAATCGTGGAGATGATCACACTTCCGCTCTGGGGTGCTCTGTCCGACCGAGTCGGACGTCGGCCGGTGATGATTTTCGGCGCGGCGTTCCTGCTCGTTTTCACAGTACCGTTCTTCCTGTTGTTGAACACCACGGCCATGCCTCTGGTGTACCTTGCCCTGATCCTTGCAATGGGAATGGGCCACGCACCTCTTGCGGCACCATCGGGCGCGTTCTTCGCCGAGGCTTTCCCCACGCGCGTGCGGCTCAGCGGCGTGTCGCTCGGTGTGCAGCTCACTGCAGCTATTGCGGGAGGCTTCACGCCGCTCATCGCGACGGCACTGCTCGCCGCCACGGGGAACACCTGGTCCGTTGCCGGGTACATCGGGGCGCTCGCACTGATCTCCCTCATCGCAACACTCATGACGCGTGAGACTTTCAAGACAGGCGAACTGCCGGTCGACTAG
- a CDS encoding cupin domain-containing protein produces the protein MGNDSAKLSEEGLQEFMQEIDRMHHRDDQHVTEPHLVTHSEDAYWLTGGTDNPSHLGLLRHVPMKTVEFVLQVIPAETSTDLQRHVHESVHYVADGGGWSEIGDQVVTWSKGDFVFTPPWIWHRHYANSEDVHMIIIENSRLLNSLDAGRRESRGKVSFAEEFGVQDT, from the coding sequence ATGGGCAACGACAGTGCGAAGCTCAGCGAAGAAGGACTCCAGGAGTTCATGCAGGAAATTGACCGCATGCACCACCGGGATGATCAGCACGTGACCGAACCTCATCTCGTCACGCATTCGGAGGACGCCTACTGGCTCACGGGTGGGACGGACAATCCCTCCCACCTCGGTCTGCTGCGTCACGTGCCGATGAAGACTGTGGAGTTCGTACTCCAGGTGATTCCGGCGGAGACCTCGACGGACCTCCAGAGGCACGTCCACGAGTCCGTTCACTACGTGGCGGACGGTGGCGGATGGTCGGAGATCGGCGACCAGGTTGTCACCTGGAGCAAAGGTGACTTTGTCTTCACTCCCCCCTGGATTTGGCACCGGCACTATGCCAATTCGGAGGACGTGCACATGATCATCATCGAGAATTCTCGGCTCCTGAACAGCCTCGACGCTGGTCGTCGCGAAAGCCGTGGCAAAGTCAGCTTTGCTGAAGAGTTCGGCGTTCAAGACACATGA